Proteins co-encoded in one Nitratireductor kimnyeongensis genomic window:
- the leuD gene encoding 3-isopropylmalate dehydratase small subunit codes for MDKFTKLTGVAAPMPIVNVDTDMIIPKDYLKTIKRTGLGAGLFAEMRFNEDGSENPDFVLNKPAYRNANILVAGDNFGCGSSREHAPWALLDFGIRCVISTSFADIFYNNCFKNGILPIKVSQEELDMLMDDAQRGSNATLTVDLEEQEIRGPDGGVVKFEIDAFKRHCLLNGLDDIGLTMEKAPAIQTFENKYTESHPWA; via the coding sequence ATGGACAAGTTTACCAAGCTGACGGGCGTCGCCGCGCCCATGCCGATCGTCAATGTCGACACCGACATGATCATCCCGAAGGATTATCTCAAGACGATCAAGCGCACCGGCCTCGGCGCCGGGCTTTTCGCCGAAATGCGTTTCAACGAGGATGGCTCCGAGAACCCGGACTTCGTGCTCAACAAGCCAGCGTATCGCAATGCCAACATTCTCGTCGCTGGCGACAATTTCGGCTGCGGTTCGAGCCGTGAGCATGCCCCCTGGGCTCTCCTCGATTTCGGCATTCGCTGCGTCATTTCCACCAGCTTCGCCGACATCTTCTACAACAACTGCTTCAAGAACGGCATTCTGCCCATCAAGGTCAGCCAGGAAGAGCTGGACATGCTGATGGACGATGCACAGCGCGGCTCCAACGCGACGCTGACGGTTGACCTGGAAGAGCAGGAAATCCGCGGCCCGGATGGCGGCGTCGTGAAGTTCGAGATCGACGCCTTCAAGCGGCACTGCCTCCTGAACGGCCTTGATGACATCGGCCTCACCATGGAGAAGGCACCGGCCATCCAAACCTTCGAAAACAAGTACACGGAAAGCCATCCATGGGCGTAA